ACCTTTGAACTCCTTTCTTCATGGCCAAACAATATCTATCGGCCATTTCCTTTCCGATATTCCTGATAAGAACCGTGCTTTCTGATGTGTTTTTTCTACCATTTACATAATGCGTTCCATCTGGTTCACCATATGTGGTTTTAGTAGACATCGTGGCAATATCACCTCTGATATGAGATAATACATATGCTATTTGTGGATTATTGGCGATGACATCAAACATTGTCGGATCAAAAGACCCGGCTGAAATATCATTTACAATATCAATACCGCATTCAATAGCACTCTGAGCAACCTTTGACCTATATGTATCTATCGACAATAAAACCTTATCAAATGGGATATCAGAGCATGCTTTAATGGCCTTTATTAAAGGAATAGTcctttcaatttcttcttcttcagaaacCTGTGTTGAGCCAGGTCTTGTTGAACACCCGCCAATATCCACAATTAACTGCTCACTTAATCTTAGACCAtcatttatcattttcttaACCTTTTCAACCTTTTCATTTACGTCTAAGTAAGATTCCGAACCATCAGAAAAGGAATCCGGTGTTGTGTTCACAACTCCCATAGCCAAAGCAGACGATTGTGTTCTCCATCTACTTATACCTAGAATCTCATCATAAACCTTAACGTTTTTGAActtcagaaatttttcactttctcCATCTTTTGACGGTAGTGGTATAAGCTTCCATAAAATATCTTCTGGGTTCTcattatcatatatattttccAAATGATTGAAAACAGGTTCTGCAGATACAGGATGTGTAAATTCTGGGTGTAATAATTCGCATAGTGGTTCGAGAACGAACGTCCGTTCCAACATCCTTGGATGAGGTACAGTAAGATCTGTATCATTCACCAAAACATGCTCACCGCTCTCGcttaaataaaatataatatccAGGTCAATTGTTCGTGGCCCATTATTGAACTTTTTGACTCTCCCTAACTTTGTGTATTCGATGTCCTTACACAACTCTAGTAGTTCGTGAGGTGAAAGTGTTGTTTCAATACCAATACAACCATTCAAGAAAGGTGACTGATCTTTAAAATACATCGGTTCACTCTCAAAGTATGAGGAAAAGCCCTTTACTTTCACATTTGGATTTTCTCTCAGTAAATTTATAGCTCTTTCCACTTGCTGCCTTCTAGGTTCAATATTTGACCCAAATGCAAGGAATGCAGTATTCCAAGCTCCTTCAATTAATGGAACGTTTGTACCCACCGGTAAATTAAACGAATCATCCAAACTTTTTGGATCAGAACGATTGCTAAATGGCTTTTGATCATAGTGAGGCAATTCACTTGGTTTTCTCACACAACTGACACCCACACCTTCAGTATCAGTGATAGCATTTAATTTAATAACCTTAACAGAAATTGGTAGGTCTTTCAAATTGTGTCCAAAATATGAGTCATGTCCAATAATACCACATATATTTTCTGCTAGTGCCTCTACTGTTTTAAAATTTGAGTTCTCAACATGTTGAACTATCTTATCTActattttcttgattgAAATATGATGTTCTCTGTTTCTTGGCCATGGTATTTTAATATCTAGGTCCACAAActgtttttcctttctttcaAAGGTAAAAACACCAATTAGCGTCAATAGACGGAGGTTCTGTATTTTGATAAAGTCCTGTAAATCCTCTGTAACAGCAGCACGACTTCTGTTAACCTCACACGCAATATCCTTGGAACGGATGTGGACAGATGGGACATTAACTTCtaaatttaaattattGATACCAAGCCAACTATCCATTGCAAATTGAGCTACATCACGAGTCATCGCACCAACGGATCCCCATCTATTGTTCTTAAGTCCTATGTATTTCAACATGTCCTTACAGATCACAGCGTAGTTCAATGAATATTTCAAATCATCTGTCTCTGAAGATTTAGAAAAATCTGTGCCCATATTCATGGTTATGTTACAACGTTGTTCAGTGGGTTGACCCCACATATCCGGACCCATATGGGCAGACGCTTCCAACTTTATCACATGAACATGATCTCGATCAGATGCATGCTTATCAACCACCAATGTACTCATAGGGAGCGTTCTAAAAAACTGTCCAATCGCAAGTTTGCGAGTATTACCcttgatcaattgaaaCAACTTGCCTTTTAAAGAATAAGAAGCACTTTACCGAACAACAATAGATGTTATGAATAAATTAATCAAAATAACCCATTGAACGCTTGGATTCTGACTGAAGAAGTATAATTTGAGAATCCTAATGTAGTACATTCGTTCTGCTGCTACTTGTTTAAATCACTTGGGGCAAACCAATGGCTCATCGCACTTTGaacaatttttcattttgacACAGCTGAAAAATTGTGGATTGCTCGCTACCAACATTCCACTGCCagattattgaaaaacaCTAAATAAACAGTAGATGAGCTCTGTGCTTTGTTCAGTCTTAGACCATAACCTCTGATTGGCATTAACTCCTGGACTCATACAAAGGCCATTGTACGGATATTTGACATTTTATTGTGCAGGGACTAACAAATGAATAGACTGCTGGTCAAAGGATTGACATTAATTTCACCATCGTTATAACATAAGGATTTGTTCAGTTTAAAATTAACTGATTGAGAAATGGCCCCGTTAGAAGAACATCACAACCAGCGACAACTGCGACTTATTTCTGTTGCTTTTAAGGAGGCATCAATTGATTCGCCATCTTTCAGAGCTACAGTAAATTTCTTCCACACAAGAgttgatatttttgaagaatggaTAGACAAGTCCATGGCTTTCTATGAGAAAAAGTATACACATTCATATGatgatttcaaaagaaCCCAAAATTCACTCTTGTCACAGCTATTACCTTCTCCATCAATGTTAAGTAGTGGACTTGTTAGCAATCAGGGATATACACCAAGCTTGGTAAGTaactttttatttgattttacGGAATACTCAGAAAGGATAATTAAAGCTCTTAAAGGTAACGATATATTGAATTCAACTCCGTTATCTGAATTAATATCTGTTGCTATTGATCCGTATAAGGCCTGCCGAAAATCTTTTGACTACTATCAGACAAAATATGATTCCATGCTTTCTACATTTCAAGCTGCTAACATAAGGGAGGTTAGTATTGATCCAGAGACCACCAAGAATGATACGATCCATATTTTTACGCTACAGAAAAGCTACATACAAGCATCTTTAGACCTCATAGAGGCCATTTATACACTGCGGCTACAAATTGACAAATTCTTATTGGATACAATGAATAATATGAAATCGGACTCAATATATTCCCCAAAGGATGGTTCACGACCACTTGATCTGATGCCTTCCATGAATGAATATATGAAAGACTACACCATGTGGGTTCAAAATGCTATAGATGGTGCTAGAGCATTGGAACGTGACATtgaaaatgcaaaaaaacaaGCATATGAATATACCTTGAGTCATATTACTCCATCAGAAGATATTAATGATTATGATATAAGGACTATTTCCACAAATACATTCGTCGACCAAAATATCCACATAAACAAAACACCAGAAAAGAGCGGGTGGTTATTTATGAAGACATATGTGGGGACACCGAGCAGAGAAATATGGGTGAATAGATGGTGTTTCCTGCAAAATGGTGTGTTTGGAACTTTACTATTATCACCTTCAAAAACATACGTAGAAGAAACTGATAAATTTGGTATATTTTTGACAAATATTAGATACAAACCGGAAGAATATCgaaaattttgttttgaaatgaaaatattcaatgGTAATAATTCCGCATCACAGGATAAAAGGAAGATGATCGAGTTAGTCTTTCAAGCTTCAAGCTTGAAAGAGCTAAAATCATGGATTAACGCATTTGAAACTACTCGAAAGGTTGTCAGCCAATTAGATAAGAACAGTTTGAATTATGAAATTGCTTATAAGAGATTCTCTCccaaatatattgaattcGCATCTAGTACAACGACAAAAATCGATCAACAAATAACAACTTTTGATGACACAACCGAGTCGTTATTCCAGAAGTACAAATGTGCCTTTTCAGAATATGAAGTGTTATCAGTTGGAAGcgaaaaaatattcaatttcCAAACAATAATAACTCCAATTTCGACGAAAATGACGAACTTAGCGTTTTTAGCTGATAATTCAGTGTATGGATCATACTGTACCAATGCTGTGGTAGCAAACATATGGGGTACGACTTACTGGAGCGATTATTCTCTGATATTGTCAACTGTCCCTATGAATGAGGAGAGAACTACCTCCAAACCGACAACTCGTTTGGTATCTCCTCATGATAAGATTATCTATCCCAAATTCTATCCAAATGCCATGAAATTTTATGACTTACAGTTTAAgaatttattcttttccaTTGACCAAAGACTAAGCAAAATAACAGAGgagtttcttcttttcaaattcgATGCATTCTGGTGcccaaataaaaaacagAAATTTGCTTCTACTTGCTACTTAACACAATACAACCTTTACTCATTCATTAATTCTGTTGGATTTATTTGTCTAACTAAAGTCAATCTAGATGACTTAGTTTCAATCGAGAAAGACAAAGCTACACGTACACTAATAAGAATATATGACTCTAGTGGATTGCAGCTTCGGGTAAATGTCCTATTTACAGATCCTGAAGCAGTGGCCTTAAAACTCCAATATCTACTAGAAAAGAAGGCTTCAGGGACCAATGATTCGATAATGGAAATCTTTGCTAGATTCTCAgaaattgataaagaaatGGAGGAGAAGAGAAACTTGGAAAGAGCCAATTCAGATTCATCTGAATCTGTTTACGATAGCCAACTCGTAGGGAGTAAACATGATCATGAGCTAACATTCTGGAATATCACTAAAGAGAGCGCTGAGctattaaataaaagaaaaatgctacaaaaagaaagtagTGTATACTTTAGTCACAATTATGACATTCCATGTAAAGGATTGATGCATTTACTGTTTGGTGACGAATCTCAAGCTTTCCCCAAATCACTATTTTTAGCGAGGAAGAATGGAACTCAACATGTAAACTGGTACTGGAAACAGAAGCGTACTAACAAAACGGGCGATGTAATTCTATCCAGAAAAATTGAGTTTGTTGTCGACATGACCGATAACTTTCTAACAACTAGCAAATATTCTGATAATAACGTAGAGGAGTTGTCATTAGAACAAAACATTGTGAAGGCAATTGATAATAAGTATTATGAGATTGACCAAACACCTGTCAGAATTAAACTACCTTTTGCAAGAATTATGAA
The Nakaseomyces glabratus chromosome J, complete sequence genome window above contains:
- the FOL1 gene encoding trifunctional dihydropteroate synthetase/dihydrohydroxymethylpterin pyrophosphokinase/dihydroneopterin aldolase FOL1 (CAGL0J07920g~Ortholog(s) have 2-amino-4-hydroxy-6-hydroxymethyldihydropteridine diphosphokinase activity, dihydroneopterin aldolase activity, dihydropteroate synthase activity and role in tetrahydrofolate biosynthetic process), which codes for MSTLVVDKHASDRDHVHVIKLEASAHMGPDMWGQPTEQRCNITMNMGTDFSKSSETDDLKYSLNYAVICKDMLKYIGLKNNRWGSVGAMTRDVAQFAMDSWLGINNLNLEVNVPSVHIRSKDIACEVNRSRAAVTEDLQDFIKIQNLRLLTLIGVFTFERKEKQFVDLDIKIPWPRNREHHISIKKIVDKIVQHVENSNFKTVEALAENICGIIGHDSYFGHNLKDLPISVKVIKLNAITDTEGVGVSCVRKPSELPHYDQKPFSNRSDPKSLDDSFNLPVGTNVPLIEGAWNTAFLAFGSNIEPRRQQVERAINLLRENPNVKVKGFSSYFESEPMYFKDQSPFLNGCIGIETTLSPHELLELCKDIEYTKLGRVKKFNNGPRTIDLDIIFYLSESGEHVLVNDTDLTVPHPRMLERTFVLEPLCELLHPEFTHPVSAEPVFNHLENIYDNENPEDILWKLIPLPSKDGESEKFLKFKNVKVYDEILGISRWRTQSSALAMGVVNTTPDSFSDGSESYLDVNEKVEKVKKMINDGLRLSEQLIVDIGGCSTRPGSTQVSEEEEIERTIPLIKAIKACSDIPFDKVLLSIDTYRSKVAQSAIECGIDIVNDISAGSFDPTMFDVIANNPQIAYVLSHIRGDIATMSTKTTYGEPDGTHYVNGRKNTSESTVLIRNIGKEMADRYCLAMKKGVQRSQLILDPGIGFAKNAKQNLQIIKQTSLLKNYSYVQDNLSVNFRNIPVLVGPSRKKFLGTITKEDDPSKRDSATSSIAATCVGFDADIIRVHNVRECIQSIKLANELYRSATLT
- the SIP3 gene encoding Sip3p (CAGL0J07942g~Ortholog(s) have transcription cofactor activity and role in cellular response to drug, intracellular sterol transport, positive regulation of transcription from RNA polymerase II promoter), which translates into the protein MAPLEEHHNQRQLRLISVAFKEASIDSPSFRATVNFFHTRVDIFEEWIDKSMAFYEKKYTHSYDDFKRTQNSLLSQLLPSPSMLSSGLVSNQGYTPSLVSNFLFDFTEYSERIIKALKGNDILNSTPLSELISVAIDPYKACRKSFDYYQTKYDSMLSTFQAANIREVSIDPETTKNDTIHIFTLQKSYIQASLDLIEAIYTLRLQIDKFLLDTMNNMKSDSIYSPKDGSRPLDLMPSMNEYMKDYTMWVQNAIDGARALERDIENAKKQAYEYTLSHITPSEDINDYDIRTISTNTFVDQNIHINKTPEKSGWLFMKTYVGTPSREIWVNRWCFLQNGVFGTLLLSPSKTYVEETDKFGIFLTNIRYKPEEYRKFCFEMKIFNGNNSASQDKRKMIELVFQASSLKELKSWINAFETTRKVVSQLDKNSLNYEIAYKRFSPKYIEFASSTTTKIDQQITTFDDTTESLFQKYKCAFSEYEVLSVGSEKIFNFQTIITPISTKMTNLAFLADNSVYGSYCTNAVVANIWGTTYWSDYSLILSTVPMNEERTTSKPTTRLVSPHDKIIYPKFYPNAMKFYDLQFKNLFFSIDQRLSKITEEFLLFKFDAFWCPNKKQKFASTCYLTQYNLYSFINSVGFICLTKVNLDDLVSIEKDKATRTLIRIYDSSGLQLRVNVLFTDPEAVALKLQYLLEKKASGTNDSIMEIFARFSEIDKEMEEKRNLERANSDSSESVYDSQLVGSKHDHELTFWNITKESAELLNKRKMLQKESSVYFSHNYDIPCKGLMHLLFGDESQAFPKSLFLARKNGTQHVNWYWKQKRTNKTGDVILSRKIEFVVDMTDNFLTTSKYSDNNVEELSLEQNIVKAIDNKYYEIDQTPVRIKLPFARIMKITTKYIISEAYDPEKSTSENKSKSPRNGSCFQLFFNIDFLDCKSGNPVKDLHFLERVYLDWAIHFAGTEFFLFRKVIRFYLEKMGKHGKVIKAMRLCGLIGVSDEATNETEKHEVITEKDIGTNKDVNVDPIVDRKQYDARYTLNIISKVLLKRLVYRVSNLFFFLFRVIISLFLGSSTVVQSLNRYLLFGLLLSIIVNLYLSGRSTLNFWSVHNAEKKFNNFMSDSGKFTMQRSIKIDDLDLLTEYLAIDENNRAYNKFQEYLHDIDHDFKYKTTRKDLAVKRNELLVELRILQNMERELVQGEYKRFLLEEVDRCEQALREVPDLFTNDENIKSYCENCNDELTRVSRLLL